The following coding sequences are from one Rattus rattus isolate New Zealand chromosome 11, Rrattus_CSIRO_v1, whole genome shotgun sequence window:
- the Patz1 gene encoding POZ-, AT hook-, and zinc finger-containing protein 1 isoform X4: MERVNDASCGPSGCYTYQVSRHSTEMLHNLNQQRKNGGRFCDVLLRVGDESFPAHRAVLAACSEYFESVFSAQLGDGGAADGGPADVGGAAAAPGGGAGGSRELEMHTISSKVFGDILDFAYTSRIVVRLESFPELMTAAKFLLMRSVIEICQEVIKQSNVQILVPPARADIMLFRPPGTSDLGFPLDMTNGAAMAANSNGIAGSMQPEEEAARATGAAIAGQASLPVLPGVDRLPMVAGPLSPQLLTSPFPNVASSAPPLTGKRGRGRPRKANLLDSMFGSPGGLREAGILPCGLCGKVFTDANRLRQHEAQHGVTSLQLGYIDLPPPRLGENGLPISEDPDGPRKRSRTRKQVACEICGKIFRDVYHLNRHKLSHSGEKPYSCPVCGLRFKRKDRMSYHVRSHDGSVGKPYICQSCGKGFSRPDHLNGHIKQVHTSERPHKCQVWVGSSSGLPPLEPLPSDLPSWDFAQPALWRSSHSVPESAFPLSLKKSFPALENLSPAHSSNTLFCSAPPGYLRQGWTTPEGSRAFTQWPVG; the protein is encoded by the exons ATGGAGCGGGTCAACGACGCTTCTTGCGGTCCGTCGGGCTGCTACACCTACCAGGTGAGCAGACACAGTACGGAGATGCTGCACAACCTGAACCAACAACGCAAAAACGGCGGGCGCTTTTGCGACGTGCTCCTACGGGTAGGCGATGAGAGCTTCCCAGCGCACCGCGCTGTACTGGCTGCCTGCAGCGAGTACTTTGAGTCTGTGTTCAGCGCCCAGTTAGGCGACGGCGGAGCTGCAGACGGTGGTCCTGCTGATGTGGGAGGCGCGGCGGCGGCTCCAGGCGGCGGGGCTGGAGGCAGCCGCGAACTGGAGATGCACACCATCAGTTCCAAAGTGTTCGGAGACATCCTGGACTTCGCTTACACGTCCCGAATCGTTGTGCGCCTAGAGAGCTTCCCCGAGCTCATGACGGCCGCCAAGTTCCTGCTGATGAGGTCGGTCATCGAGATCTGCCAGGAAGTAATCAAACAGTCCAACGTGCAGATCCTGGTGCCCCCTGCCCGGGCTGATATCATGCTCTTTCGCCCTCCTGGGACTTCTGACTTGGGCTTCCCTTTGGACATGACCAACGGGGCAGCCATGGCAGCCAACAGTAATGGTATTGCTGGCAGTATGCAGCCCGAGGAAGAGGCTGCCAGGGCCACAGGTGCTGCTATTGCGGGCCAAGCTTCTCTGCCTGTGTTACCTGGGGTGGACAGATTGCCCATGGTGGCTGGACCTCTATCCCCCCAACTACTGACTTCTCCATTCCCCAATGTGGCATCCAGTGCACCTCCTCTGACTGGCAAGCGAGGCCGGGGACGCCCCAGGAAGGCCAACCTGCTGGACTCCATGTTTGGGTCTCCAGGGGGCTTGAGGGAAGCAGGCATCCTTCCATGTGGCCTGTGCGGTAAGGTGTTCACTGACGCCAACCGGCTCCGGCAACATGAGGCCCAGCACGGCGTCACAAGCCTCCAGTTGGGCTATATCGATCTTCCTCCTCCAAGGCTGGGTGAGAATGGGTTACCCATCTCCGAGGACCCCGACGGCCCCAGAAAAAGGAGCCGGACCAGGAAGCAGGTGGCTTGTGAGATCTGTGGCAAGATCTTTCGTGACGTATACCATCTCAACCGGCATAAGCTGTCCCACTCTGGGGAGAAGCCGTACTCGTGCCCGGTGTGTGGTCTGCGGTTCAAGAGAAAAGACCGCATGTCGTACCATGTGAGGTCCCATGATGGGTCAGTGGGCAAACCGTACATctgccagagctgtgggaaagGCTTCTCCAG GCCAGATCACTTGAATGGACATATCAAGCAGGTGCACACGTCTGAGCGCCCTCACAAATGTCAG GTGTGGGTTGGGAGCAGCAGCGGCCTGCCGCCCCTGGAACCTCTTCCTAGCGACCTGCCATCATGGGactttgcccagcctgctttgtGGAGGTCGTCCCATTCAGTTCCTGAATCcgcctttcccctctctctaaaAAAGTCCTTCCCAGCCCTTGAGAACCTGAGTCCAGCACACTCCAGCAATACGCTCTTCTGCTCAGCTCCACCAGGATACCTGAGACAGGGTTGGACAACCCCTGAGGGCAGCCGGGCTTTTACTCAGTGGCCTGTGGGCTAG
- the Patz1 gene encoding POZ-, AT hook-, and zinc finger-containing protein 1 isoform X3, whose product MERVNDASCGPSGCYTYQVSRHSTEMLHNLNQQRKNGGRFCDVLLRVGDESFPAHRAVLAACSEYFESVFSAQLGDGGAADGGPADVGGAAAAPGGGAGGSRELEMHTISSKVFGDILDFAYTSRIVVRLESFPELMTAAKFLLMRSVIEICQEVIKQSNVQILVPPARADIMLFRPPGTSDLGFPLDMTNGAAMAANSNGIAGSMQPEEEAARATGAAIAGQASLPVLPGVDRLPMVAGPLSPQLLTSPFPNVASSAPPLTGKRGRGRPRKANLLDSMFGSPGGLREAGILPCGLCGKVFTDANRLRQHEAQHGVTSLQLGYIDLPPPRLGENGLPISEDPDGPRKRSRTRKQVACEICGKIFRDVYHLNRHKLSHSGEKPYSCPVCGLRFKRKDRMSYHVRSHDGSVGKPYICQSCGKGFSRPDHLNGHIKQVHTSERPHKCQTCNASFATRDRLRSHLACHEDKVPCQVCGKYLRAAYMADHLKKHSEGPSNFCSICNRGLQAPGTHPEWGSSVPLRRDLWQQRRPEMLTSGSD is encoded by the exons ATGGAGCGGGTCAACGACGCTTCTTGCGGTCCGTCGGGCTGCTACACCTACCAGGTGAGCAGACACAGTACGGAGATGCTGCACAACCTGAACCAACAACGCAAAAACGGCGGGCGCTTTTGCGACGTGCTCCTACGGGTAGGCGATGAGAGCTTCCCAGCGCACCGCGCTGTACTGGCTGCCTGCAGCGAGTACTTTGAGTCTGTGTTCAGCGCCCAGTTAGGCGACGGCGGAGCTGCAGACGGTGGTCCTGCTGATGTGGGAGGCGCGGCGGCGGCTCCAGGCGGCGGGGCTGGAGGCAGCCGCGAACTGGAGATGCACACCATCAGTTCCAAAGTGTTCGGAGACATCCTGGACTTCGCTTACACGTCCCGAATCGTTGTGCGCCTAGAGAGCTTCCCCGAGCTCATGACGGCCGCCAAGTTCCTGCTGATGAGGTCGGTCATCGAGATCTGCCAGGAAGTAATCAAACAGTCCAACGTGCAGATCCTGGTGCCCCCTGCCCGGGCTGATATCATGCTCTTTCGCCCTCCTGGGACTTCTGACTTGGGCTTCCCTTTGGACATGACCAACGGGGCAGCCATGGCAGCCAACAGTAATGGTATTGCTGGCAGTATGCAGCCCGAGGAAGAGGCTGCCAGGGCCACAGGTGCTGCTATTGCGGGCCAAGCTTCTCTGCCTGTGTTACCTGGGGTGGACAGATTGCCCATGGTGGCTGGACCTCTATCCCCCCAACTACTGACTTCTCCATTCCCCAATGTGGCATCCAGTGCACCTCCTCTGACTGGCAAGCGAGGCCGGGGACGCCCCAGGAAGGCCAACCTGCTGGACTCCATGTTTGGGTCTCCAGGGGGCTTGAGGGAAGCAGGCATCCTTCCATGTGGCCTGTGCGGTAAGGTGTTCACTGACGCCAACCGGCTCCGGCAACATGAGGCCCAGCACGGCGTCACAAGCCTCCAGTTGGGCTATATCGATCTTCCTCCTCCAAGGCTGGGTGAGAATGGGTTACCCATCTCCGAGGACCCCGACGGCCCCAGAAAAAGGAGCCGGACCAGGAAGCAGGTGGCTTGTGAGATCTGTGGCAAGATCTTTCGTGACGTATACCATCTCAACCGGCATAAGCTGTCCCACTCTGGGGAGAAGCCGTACTCGTGCCCGGTGTGTGGTCTGCGGTTCAAGAGAAAAGACCGCATGTCGTACCATGTGAGGTCCCATGATGGGTCAGTGGGCAAACCGTACATctgccagagctgtgggaaagGCTTCTCCAG GCCAGATCACTTGAATGGACATATCAAGCAGGTGCACACGTCTGAGCGCCCTCACAAATGTCAG ACCTGCAATGCCTCCTTTGCTACTCGAGACCGCCTGCGCTCCCACCTGGCCTGCCATGAAGACAAGGTGCCCTGCCAGGTGTGTGGAAAGTACTTGCGGGCTGCGTACATGGCTGACCACCTGAAGAAGCACAGCGAGGGGCCCAGCAACTTCTGCAGTATCTGTAACCGAG
- the Patz1 gene encoding POZ-, AT hook-, and zinc finger-containing protein 1 isoform X5, whose amino-acid sequence MERVNDASCGPSGCYTYQVSRHSTEMLHNLNQQRKNGGRFCDVLLRVGDESFPAHRAVLAACSEYFESVFSAQLGDGGAADGGPADVGGAAAAPGGGAGGSRELEMHTISSKVFGDILDFAYTSRIVVRLESFPELMTAAKFLLMRSVIEICQEVIKQSNVQILVPPARADIMLFRPPGTSDLGFPLDMTNGAAMAANSNGIAGSMQPEEEAARATGAAIAGQASLPVLPGVDRLPMVAGPLSPQLLTSPFPNVASSAPPLTGKRGRGRPRKANLLDSMFGSPGGLREAGILPCGLCGKVFTDANRLRQHEAQHGVTSLQLGYIDLPPPRLGENGLPISEDPDGPRKRSRTRKQVACEICGKIFRDVYHLNRHKLSHSGEKPYSCPVCGLRFKRKDRMSYHVRSHDGSVGKPYICQSCGKGFSRPDHLNGHIKQVHTSERPHKCQVWVGSSSGLPPLEPLPSDLPSWDFAQPALWRPAMPPLLLETACAPTWPAMKTRCPARCVESTCGLRTWLTT is encoded by the exons ATGGAGCGGGTCAACGACGCTTCTTGCGGTCCGTCGGGCTGCTACACCTACCAGGTGAGCAGACACAGTACGGAGATGCTGCACAACCTGAACCAACAACGCAAAAACGGCGGGCGCTTTTGCGACGTGCTCCTACGGGTAGGCGATGAGAGCTTCCCAGCGCACCGCGCTGTACTGGCTGCCTGCAGCGAGTACTTTGAGTCTGTGTTCAGCGCCCAGTTAGGCGACGGCGGAGCTGCAGACGGTGGTCCTGCTGATGTGGGAGGCGCGGCGGCGGCTCCAGGCGGCGGGGCTGGAGGCAGCCGCGAACTGGAGATGCACACCATCAGTTCCAAAGTGTTCGGAGACATCCTGGACTTCGCTTACACGTCCCGAATCGTTGTGCGCCTAGAGAGCTTCCCCGAGCTCATGACGGCCGCCAAGTTCCTGCTGATGAGGTCGGTCATCGAGATCTGCCAGGAAGTAATCAAACAGTCCAACGTGCAGATCCTGGTGCCCCCTGCCCGGGCTGATATCATGCTCTTTCGCCCTCCTGGGACTTCTGACTTGGGCTTCCCTTTGGACATGACCAACGGGGCAGCCATGGCAGCCAACAGTAATGGTATTGCTGGCAGTATGCAGCCCGAGGAAGAGGCTGCCAGGGCCACAGGTGCTGCTATTGCGGGCCAAGCTTCTCTGCCTGTGTTACCTGGGGTGGACAGATTGCCCATGGTGGCTGGACCTCTATCCCCCCAACTACTGACTTCTCCATTCCCCAATGTGGCATCCAGTGCACCTCCTCTGACTGGCAAGCGAGGCCGGGGACGCCCCAGGAAGGCCAACCTGCTGGACTCCATGTTTGGGTCTCCAGGGGGCTTGAGGGAAGCAGGCATCCTTCCATGTGGCCTGTGCGGTAAGGTGTTCACTGACGCCAACCGGCTCCGGCAACATGAGGCCCAGCACGGCGTCACAAGCCTCCAGTTGGGCTATATCGATCTTCCTCCTCCAAGGCTGGGTGAGAATGGGTTACCCATCTCCGAGGACCCCGACGGCCCCAGAAAAAGGAGCCGGACCAGGAAGCAGGTGGCTTGTGAGATCTGTGGCAAGATCTTTCGTGACGTATACCATCTCAACCGGCATAAGCTGTCCCACTCTGGGGAGAAGCCGTACTCGTGCCCGGTGTGTGGTCTGCGGTTCAAGAGAAAAGACCGCATGTCGTACCATGTGAGGTCCCATGATGGGTCAGTGGGCAAACCGTACATctgccagagctgtgggaaagGCTTCTCCAG GCCAGATCACTTGAATGGACATATCAAGCAGGTGCACACGTCTGAGCGCCCTCACAAATGTCAG GTGTGGGTTGGGAGCAGCAGCGGCCTGCCGCCCCTGGAACCTCTTCCTAGCGACCTGCCATCATGGGactttgcccagcctgctttgtGGAG ACCTGCAATGCCTCCTTTGCTACTCGAGACCGCCTGCGCTCCCACCTGGCCTGCCATGAAGACAAGGTGCCCTGCCAGGTGTGTGGAAAGTACTTGCGGGCTGCGTACATGGCTGACCACCTGA